A genomic segment from Variovorax paradoxus B4 encodes:
- a CDS encoding nitrite/sulfite reductase, with amino-acid sequence MYQYTEFDRQFVHQRAAQFRDQLERWQKGRLHEDEFRPLRLQNGWYVQRYAPMLRVAVPYGELSSRQLRVLARIAREYDEPEAEVYRKAIETQGLLGSHKLPTHYAHFSTRQNVQYNWIPLSKSADVMDLLASVDMHGIQTSGNCIRNITSDERAGIAVDEIADPRPYAEIMRQWSTLHPEFAFLPRKFKIAISGATEDRAATGWHDVGLKLVKNEAGDIGFRVQVGGGMGRTPIIGTVLREFLPWQQIMNYLEAVIRVYNRYGRRDNIYKARIKILVKAEGQRYIDDVEAEYKQIIEHDGAPHTITQEEFDRVAASFVPPTLATRVLQSAEKTDAELRAHAADDVMFARWLARNVAAHKNPALRAVTLSFKRLKQAPGDASADQLDTLAELADRFSAGEARVTHDQNIVLPWVHAEDLHALWLAARAAGFASANVHLLTDMIACPGGDFCALANARSIPIAEAITERYQDLDELDDLGEIDLHISGCINSCGHHHSGHIGILGVDKDGKEWYQVTLGGSDGSALSGTPQAGKAVGPSFSAAEVPGVIEAVLTTYRDTREGGETFIDTLRRVGHDPFKAAANGARFKVEEAA; translated from the coding sequence ATGTACCAATACACAGAATTCGATCGCCAGTTCGTCCATCAGCGAGCCGCCCAGTTCAGAGACCAGCTCGAGCGCTGGCAAAAGGGCCGCCTCCACGAAGACGAATTCCGTCCCCTGCGACTGCAAAACGGCTGGTATGTGCAGCGCTATGCGCCGATGCTGCGCGTGGCCGTGCCCTACGGTGAGCTTTCCAGCCGCCAGCTGCGCGTGCTGGCCCGCATCGCCCGCGAATACGACGAGCCCGAAGCCGAGGTCTACCGCAAGGCCATCGAGACGCAGGGCCTGCTCGGCAGCCACAAGCTCCCCACGCACTACGCCCACTTCTCGACACGCCAGAACGTCCAGTACAACTGGATTCCGCTGTCCAAGTCGGCCGACGTGATGGACCTGCTGGCTTCGGTCGACATGCATGGCATCCAGACCAGCGGCAACTGCATCCGCAACATCACGAGCGACGAGCGCGCCGGCATCGCGGTCGACGAAATCGCCGATCCGCGCCCCTACGCCGAAATCATGCGGCAGTGGAGCACGCTGCACCCTGAATTCGCCTTCCTGCCACGCAAGTTCAAGATCGCGATCTCCGGCGCCACCGAAGACCGCGCAGCCACCGGCTGGCACGACGTGGGCCTGAAGCTCGTGAAGAACGAGGCGGGCGATATCGGTTTTCGCGTGCAGGTGGGCGGCGGCATGGGCCGCACGCCCATCATCGGCACCGTGCTGCGCGAGTTCCTGCCGTGGCAGCAGATCATGAATTACCTCGAAGCGGTGATCCGGGTCTACAACCGCTATGGCCGCCGCGACAACATCTACAAGGCGCGCATCAAGATTCTGGTGAAGGCCGAAGGCCAGCGCTACATTGACGATGTCGAGGCCGAGTACAAGCAGATCATCGAGCACGACGGCGCGCCGCACACCATCACGCAGGAAGAGTTCGACCGCGTGGCCGCCTCCTTCGTGCCGCCGACGCTCGCCACCCGCGTGCTGCAAAGCGCCGAGAAGACCGACGCCGAGCTGCGTGCCCACGCCGCCGACGACGTGATGTTCGCGCGCTGGCTGGCCCGCAACGTGGCCGCGCACAAGAACCCCGCGCTGCGCGCCGTGACGCTCTCTTTCAAGCGCCTGAAGCAGGCGCCCGGCGACGCCTCCGCCGATCAGCTCGACACGCTCGCCGAACTGGCCGACCGCTTCTCGGCCGGCGAAGCCCGCGTCACGCACGACCAGAACATCGTGCTGCCCTGGGTGCATGCCGAAGACCTGCATGCGCTGTGGCTCGCCGCCCGCGCGGCCGGCTTTGCCAGCGCCAACGTGCACCTGCTGACCGACATGATCGCCTGCCCCGGCGGCGACTTCTGCGCGCTGGCCAATGCGCGCTCCATCCCCATTGCCGAAGCCATCACCGAGCGTTATCAAGACCTCGACGAGCTCGACGACCTGGGCGAGATCGACCTGCACATCAGCGGCTGCATCAACTCCTGCGGGCACCACCACAGCGGCCACATCGGCATCCTGGGCGTCGACAAGGACGGCAAGGAGTGGTACCAGGTCACCCTCGGCGGCTCCGACGGTTCCGCGCTCAGCGGTACGCCGCAGGCCGGCAAGGCGGTCGGCCCCTCGTTCTCGGCGGCCGAAGTGCCGGGCGTGATCGAGGCCGTGCTCACCACCTACCGCGACACCCGCGAAGGCGGAGAGACCTTCATCGACACCCTGCGCCGCGTCGGCCACGACCCGTTCAAGGCCGCGGCCAACGGTGCGCGCTTCAAGGTGGAGGAAGCAGCATGA
- a CDS encoding M55 family metallopeptidase → MKVLISTDIEGVAGVYHHEQARPGNPEYERARLLMAQEANAAIAGAFEAGATEVLVNDSHGGFRNMPPDALDARARVVQGKPRYLSMVAGVEEGVDAVCMVGYHSRAQGRGILAHTINSFAFAGIRLGEQELGEAGLYGALAGEYGAPVVMASGDDVFIAENRPIFPHATFVQTKRATGFSSGVSLSPEQSRAAIRAGVVQGLAGRDNAAALVFKGPQVVTLRTQSPAMADLFCQWPSFERIDGVTLRFTADTVEAAVRMLNCCSAMSSMLR, encoded by the coding sequence ATGAAAGTCCTGATCTCCACCGACATCGAAGGCGTTGCGGGCGTCTACCACCACGAGCAGGCCCGGCCGGGCAACCCCGAGTACGAACGCGCCCGCCTGCTGATGGCGCAGGAGGCCAACGCGGCCATTGCCGGCGCCTTCGAGGCCGGCGCCACCGAGGTGCTGGTCAACGATTCGCATGGCGGCTTTCGCAACATGCCGCCCGACGCGCTCGATGCGCGCGCCCGCGTGGTGCAGGGCAAGCCGCGCTACCTGAGCATGGTGGCCGGCGTCGAGGAAGGCGTGGACGCCGTCTGCATGGTGGGCTACCACTCACGCGCCCAGGGACGTGGCATCCTCGCCCACACCATCAACAGCTTTGCCTTTGCCGGCATCCGGCTCGGCGAGCAGGAACTGGGCGAGGCCGGGCTCTACGGCGCGCTGGCGGGCGAATACGGCGCGCCGGTGGTCATGGCCAGCGGGGACGATGTGTTCATCGCGGAGAACCGTCCGATCTTTCCGCATGCCACCTTCGTTCAGACCAAGCGCGCCACCGGGTTCAGCAGCGGCGTGTCGCTCTCGCCCGAGCAGTCGCGCGCGGCCATCCGGGCTGGCGTGGTGCAAGGGCTGGCCGGCAGGGACAACGCCGCTGCGCTGGTCTTCAAGGGGCCGCAGGTGGTGACGCTGCGCACCCAGTCGCCGGCCATGGCCGATCTGTTCTGCCAGTGGCCGTCGTTCGAACGCATCGACGGCGTGACCTTGCGTTTCACCGCGGACACGGTAGAGGCCGCGGTGCGCATGCTGAACTGCTGTTCGGCGATGTCTTCCATGCTGCGCTGA
- a CDS encoding P1 family peptidase, translated as MPANTLPHIGLLLQGTRNAITDVEGVAVGHQTLDDAGVQTGVTVIRPHAGDPFRDKVPAAAVVLNGFGKSVGLMQLEELGVLETPIALTNTFSVGTVATAQIRHCVAANPESGRSLPTVNPLVFECNDGFLNDIQRLAVTEADYLRALESAGAGFAQGSVGAGRGMSSFQLKGGIGSASRRVPAPEDKLHTVGTLVLANYGRQPQLVLAGHPVGERLAAQDTPECKEPEKGSIIIVVATDAPLDARQLRRLALRAAAGLARTGSVFGHGSGDIVLAFSTAYTVPDRVDRPMPAFAMVHDGLLDGLFQAAADSTEQAILHALWRATAVTGRDGNHRAALSELLPPSSLSSFAQPHPLP; from the coding sequence ATGCCAGCGAACACCCTGCCCCACATCGGCCTCCTGCTCCAAGGCACGCGCAATGCCATCACCGACGTCGAAGGCGTCGCGGTCGGCCACCAGACGCTCGACGACGCAGGCGTGCAGACGGGCGTGACGGTGATCCGTCCGCATGCGGGTGATCCGTTCCGCGACAAGGTACCGGCCGCCGCCGTGGTGCTCAACGGCTTCGGCAAGAGCGTGGGGCTGATGCAGCTCGAAGAGCTCGGTGTGCTGGAGACGCCGATTGCGCTGACCAACACTTTCTCGGTCGGCACAGTGGCGACGGCGCAGATCCGCCATTGCGTTGCGGCCAACCCCGAGAGCGGCCGATCGCTGCCGACGGTGAATCCGCTGGTCTTCGAGTGCAACGACGGCTTTCTCAACGACATCCAGCGGCTGGCGGTCACGGAAGCGGACTACCTGCGCGCGCTCGAGAGTGCCGGCGCCGGCTTCGCGCAGGGCTCGGTCGGCGCGGGCCGCGGCATGTCGAGCTTCCAGCTCAAGGGCGGCATCGGCAGCGCATCGCGCCGCGTGCCGGCGCCCGAGGACAAACTGCACACCGTGGGCACGCTGGTGCTGGCGAACTACGGGCGCCAGCCGCAACTGGTGCTGGCCGGGCACCCGGTCGGCGAACGGCTGGCCGCGCAAGACACGCCCGAGTGCAAGGAGCCCGAGAAGGGCTCGATCATCATCGTCGTTGCCACCGATGCGCCGCTCGACGCGCGCCAGCTACGCCGGCTCGCGCTGCGCGCAGCCGCGGGGCTGGCCCGCACCGGCTCGGTCTTCGGCCATGGCAGCGGCGACATCGTGCTGGCCTTTTCAACCGCCTACACCGTGCCCGATCGCGTCGACCGCCCGATGCCGGCCTTCGCCATGGTGCATGACGGATTGCTCGACGGCCTCTTCCAGGCCGCAGCCGACAGCACCGAGCAGGCGATCCTGCATGCGCTCTGGCGCGCCACGGCCGTGACGGGCCGCGATGGCAATCACCGGGCAGCGCTATCGGAACTGCTGCCGCCCTCTTCCCTTTCTTCTTTCGCGCAACCGCACCCCCTCCCATGA
- the gsiD gene encoding glutathione ABC transporter permease GsiD, which translates to MTQATGVTAESIAPPIVAVQTAGKVRTPWGECWRRFKKQPVGIVAALFVLLLVFVAVFAPWIVPFDAENFFDYDMLNTGPSATHWFGVDPLGRDIFSRILMGARISLMAGFLSVLVGGFVGTAFGLLAGYYEGWWDRIVMRISDVLFAFPGILLALGVVAILGSSMTNVVVAVSVFSVPAFARLVRGNTLVLKQQTYIEAERSIGASDWTIIVRHILPGTISSIVVYFSMRVGTSIITAASLSFLGMGAQPPTPEWGAMLSEARADMVTSPHVALFPSLAIFFTVLAFNLLGDALRDALDPKIDRE; encoded by the coding sequence ATGACGCAAGCCACCGGCGTGACTGCCGAATCGATCGCTCCGCCCATCGTGGCGGTTCAAACCGCGGGCAAGGTCCGCACGCCCTGGGGCGAATGCTGGCGCCGCTTCAAGAAGCAGCCCGTGGGCATCGTCGCGGCGCTGTTCGTGCTGCTGCTGGTGTTCGTCGCGGTGTTCGCGCCGTGGATCGTGCCCTTCGACGCGGAGAACTTCTTCGACTACGACATGCTGAACACGGGGCCTTCGGCCACGCACTGGTTCGGCGTCGATCCGCTGGGCCGCGACATCTTCAGCCGCATCCTGATGGGTGCACGCATTTCGCTGATGGCCGGCTTCCTGTCGGTGCTGGTGGGCGGCTTCGTCGGCACGGCCTTCGGCCTGCTCGCGGGCTACTACGAAGGCTGGTGGGACCGCATCGTGATGCGGATCTCCGACGTGCTCTTTGCCTTCCCCGGCATTCTTCTGGCGCTCGGCGTGGTCGCCATTCTCGGCAGCAGCATGACCAATGTGGTGGTGGCGGTGTCGGTGTTCAGCGTGCCGGCCTTCGCGCGCCTGGTGCGCGGCAACACGCTGGTACTCAAGCAGCAGACCTACATCGAGGCCGAACGCAGCATCGGCGCGTCGGACTGGACCATCATCGTGCGGCACATCCTGCCGGGCACCATCTCGTCCATCGTCGTGTACTTCTCGATGCGCGTGGGCACCTCGATCATCACGGCCGCCAGCCTCTCGTTCCTCGGCATGGGCGCGCAGCCGCCAACGCCCGAATGGGGCGCCATGCTCAGCGAAGCCCGCGCCGACATGGTGACCTCGCCGCACGTGGCGCTGTTCCCGAGCCTGGCCATCTTCTTCACCGTGCTGGCGTTCAACCTGCTCGGCGATGCACTGCGCGACGCGCTCGATCCGAAGATCGACCGCGAATAA
- the gsiC gene encoding glutathione ABC transporter permease GsiC gives MLNYFLKRLLGLIPTLLIVAVVVFLFVHMLPGDPARLAAGQDADEQTIAMVRAELGLDKPLPQQFVSFFTHMLQGDFGTSIRTRRPVSMEIGERFFPTVMLTITSMVWAVIFGMGIGIVSAVFRNQWPDRLGMTLAVSGISFPAFALGMLLMQIFSVQLGWLPTVGASSWKHYILPSITLGAAVAAVMARFTRASFVEVIQEDFVRTARAKGVRERTVIIKHCLRNALIPVVTMMGLQFGFLLGGSILVEAVFNWPGLGRLLVDAVQMRDYPVIQTLVLLFSLEFILINLVVDVLYGYINPTIRYK, from the coding sequence ATGCTGAATTACTTCCTCAAACGACTGTTGGGCCTGATCCCCACGCTGCTTATCGTGGCAGTGGTGGTGTTCCTGTTCGTCCACATGCTGCCCGGCGATCCGGCGCGCCTTGCCGCGGGTCAGGACGCCGACGAACAGACCATCGCCATGGTTCGCGCAGAACTCGGGCTCGACAAGCCGCTGCCGCAGCAGTTCGTGAGCTTCTTCACCCACATGCTGCAAGGCGACTTCGGCACCTCGATCCGCACGCGGCGGCCGGTGTCGATGGAGATCGGCGAGCGCTTCTTCCCGACGGTGATGCTGACCATCACCAGCATGGTGTGGGCCGTGATCTTCGGCATGGGCATCGGCATCGTCTCCGCCGTGTTCCGCAACCAATGGCCCGACCGGCTCGGCATGACGCTGGCCGTGTCGGGCATCTCCTTTCCGGCATTTGCCCTGGGCATGCTGCTGATGCAGATCTTCTCGGTCCAGCTCGGCTGGCTACCCACGGTGGGCGCGAGCAGCTGGAAGCACTACATCCTGCCTTCGATTACGCTGGGTGCCGCAGTGGCCGCGGTGATGGCGCGCTTCACGCGCGCATCGTTCGTCGAGGTGATCCAGGAAGATTTCGTTCGCACCGCGCGTGCCAAGGGCGTGCGCGAGCGCACCGTCATCATCAAGCACTGCCTGCGCAACGCGCTGATCCCGGTGGTCACGATGATGGGCCTGCAGTTCGGCTTCCTGCTGGGCGGCTCGATCCTGGTCGAGGCCGTCTTCAACTGGCCGGGCCTCGGCCGCCTCCTGGTCGATGCCGTGCAGATGCGCGACTACCCCGTGATCCAGACGCTGGTGCTGCTGTTCTCGCTCGAATTCATCCTGATCAATCTGGTGGTGGACGTGCTGTACGGCTACATCAACCCCACCATCCGCTACAAGTAA
- the gsiB gene encoding glutathione ABC transporter substrate-binding protein GsiB gives MKQSSSSLRWASALLGLAALAASGTALAAKDVVLSIGYQPETLDPYNTNTTITTAVTKTFYEGLFQFDKDLKVQNVLAEGYEVSKDGLVYTIKLRTGVKFHDGTDFNAEAVKVSLDRVLNQDNKLLRYNQFNRVGKVEALNPTTVRITLKEPFGPFINSLAHASAAMISPTALKKWGSKDIAFHPVGTGPFEFVEWKQTEAVKAKKFDGYWKKGYPKIDNLQWKPVLENNTRAAMLQTGEADFAFPIPYEQADLLKKSEKLEVVAIPSIITRFLAFNMLQKPYDNPKVREAIGYAINKEALAKVAFGGYAFPAQGVVPQGVKYAEKMAPIPYDVKKAKELLKEAGYPDGFESVLWSAYNNTTSQKTIQFVQQQLAQVGIKLQVQALEVGQRTEMVDAWPDAKTAKVRMYYTGWSSSTGEADWGLRPLFASEAWAPKLNNMSFYKSEVVDNALAKALITVDDKEKAALYKTAQEEIRKDLPRVPLVTEQNLSAHAKRLSGVFVMPDGNINIDAIAVSN, from the coding sequence ATGAAGCAATCTTCTTCCTCCCTGCGATGGGCATCGGCACTGCTGGGCCTGGCCGCGCTGGCTGCATCGGGCACGGCATTGGCCGCAAAAGACGTGGTGCTGTCGATCGGCTACCAGCCCGAAACGCTGGACCCGTACAACACCAACACCACCATCACCACGGCCGTGACCAAGACCTTCTATGAAGGCCTGTTCCAGTTCGACAAGGACCTGAAGGTCCAGAACGTGCTGGCCGAAGGCTATGAGGTGTCGAAGGACGGCCTGGTCTACACCATCAAGCTGCGCACCGGCGTGAAATTCCACGACGGCACCGACTTCAACGCCGAGGCGGTGAAGGTGTCGCTCGACCGCGTGCTGAACCAGGACAACAAGCTGCTGCGCTACAACCAGTTCAACCGCGTGGGCAAGGTCGAGGCGCTGAACCCCACCACCGTGCGCATCACGCTGAAGGAGCCCTTCGGTCCCTTCATCAACTCGCTGGCCCACGCCTCGGCCGCGATGATCTCGCCCACCGCGCTGAAGAAGTGGGGCAGCAAGGACATCGCCTTCCATCCCGTGGGCACCGGCCCCTTCGAGTTCGTCGAGTGGAAGCAGACCGAAGCCGTCAAGGCCAAGAAGTTCGACGGCTACTGGAAGAAGGGCTATCCGAAGATCGACAACCTGCAGTGGAAGCCGGTGCTCGAGAACAACACGCGCGCCGCCATGCTGCAGACCGGCGAGGCCGACTTTGCCTTCCCCATTCCCTACGAGCAGGCCGACTTGCTGAAGAAGAGCGAGAAGCTCGAAGTGGTGGCCATCCCTTCGATCATCACGCGCTTCCTGGCTTTCAACATGCTGCAGAAGCCCTACGACAACCCGAAGGTGCGTGAAGCCATCGGCTACGCCATCAACAAGGAAGCGCTGGCCAAGGTCGCGTTCGGCGGCTATGCCTTCCCCGCGCAGGGCGTGGTGCCGCAGGGCGTGAAGTACGCCGAGAAGATGGCGCCCATTCCCTACGATGTGAAGAAGGCCAAGGAGCTGCTGAAGGAAGCCGGCTATCCGGACGGCTTCGAGTCGGTGCTGTGGAGCGCCTACAACAACACGACCAGCCAGAAGACCATCCAGTTCGTGCAGCAGCAGCTCGCGCAAGTGGGCATCAAGCTGCAGGTGCAGGCGCTCGAAGTGGGCCAACGCACCGAGATGGTCGACGCATGGCCAGATGCCAAGACGGCCAAGGTTCGCATGTACTACACGGGCTGGTCGTCGTCCACGGGTGAAGCCGACTGGGGCCTGCGTCCGCTGTTCGCCTCGGAAGCCTGGGCGCCGAAGCTCAACAACATGTCGTTCTACAAGAGCGAAGTGGTGGACAACGCGCTCGCCAAGGCGCTGATCACCGTGGACGACAAGGAAAAGGCCGCGCTCTACAAGACCGCGCAGGAAGAAATCCGCAAGGACCTGCCGCGCGTGCCGCTGGTTACCGAGCAAAACCTGTCGGCACACGCCAAGCGCCTGTCGGGTGTGTTCGTGATGCCTGACGGCAACATCAACATCGACGCTATTGCAGTGTCGAATTGA
- a CDS encoding dipeptide ABC transporter ATP-binding protein yields the protein MSSPALALPNGRVLAVDDLTVRFSTSERTVDAVKNLSFHVDHGETLAVVGESGSGKSVTSLALMRLVEHGGGRILGGSMAFRRRSGEVLDLAQARDAEMRNIRGADIAMIFQEPMTSLNPVFTAGEQIAEAIRIHQGKSNAAARAEALRMLELVRIPEARNVLDRFPHQLSGGMRQRVMIAMALSCRPQLLIADEPTTALDVTIQAQILQLIRELQKEMHMGVLFITHDMGVVAEIADRVLVMYRGDKVEAGSSDTVFAAPQHPYTKALLSAVPKLGAMQGTDLPAKFELLRTEGSPETVPCTHTTPQTTVREDAGPILRVRDLVTRFDVRSGLFGRVKRRVHAVEKISFDLYPGETLALVGESGCGKSTTGRSLLRLVESQSGAIEFGGQNIRELPTRELQALRRNIQFIFQDPFASLDPRVTVGFSIMEPLLIHNIAKGAEAQQRVDWLLQKVGLPPEVAQRYPHEFSGGQRQRIAIARALALNPKVVVADESVSALDVSIQAQIVNLMLDLQRELGVAFLFISHDMAVVERISHRVAVMYLGQIVEIGPRRAVFEAPQHAYTRKLMAAVPVADPSRRHKPRALLEGEIPSPIRAVGDEPDVPPLVQVAPGHFVARHAIGGAF from the coding sequence ATGTCCTCCCCCGCCCTCGCCCTGCCAAACGGCCGCGTTCTCGCCGTCGACGACCTCACCGTCCGCTTCTCGACCTCCGAGCGCACCGTCGATGCCGTCAAGAACCTTTCCTTCCACGTCGACCATGGCGAAACGCTCGCGGTGGTGGGCGAGTCGGGCTCGGGCAAGTCGGTGACTTCGCTCGCGCTGATGCGGCTGGTGGAGCATGGCGGCGGCCGCATCCTCGGCGGAAGCATGGCCTTTCGCCGCCGCAGCGGCGAAGTGCTCGACCTCGCCCAGGCGCGCGACGCCGAGATGCGCAACATCCGCGGCGCGGACATCGCGATGATCTTCCAGGAGCCGATGACCTCGCTCAACCCGGTGTTCACCGCCGGCGAGCAGATCGCCGAGGCCATCCGCATCCACCAGGGCAAGAGCAACGCGGCCGCGCGCGCCGAGGCGCTGCGCATGCTGGAGCTGGTGCGCATCCCAGAAGCGCGCAACGTGCTCGACCGCTTTCCGCACCAGCTTTCGGGCGGCATGCGCCAGCGCGTGATGATCGCGATGGCGCTCTCGTGCAGGCCGCAGCTGCTGATTGCCGACGAACCCACCACAGCGCTCGACGTGACCATCCAGGCGCAGATCCTCCAGCTCATCCGCGAGCTGCAGAAGGAGATGCACATGGGCGTGCTCTTCATCACGCACGACATGGGCGTGGTGGCCGAGATTGCCGACCGCGTGCTCGTGATGTACCGCGGCGACAAGGTGGAAGCAGGCAGCTCCGATACCGTGTTTGCCGCGCCGCAGCACCCCTACACCAAGGCGCTGCTGTCGGCCGTGCCGAAGCTCGGCGCGATGCAGGGCACCGACCTGCCCGCCAAGTTCGAGCTGCTGCGCACCGAGGGCAGCCCCGAGACCGTGCCCTGCACCCACACCACGCCGCAGACCACCGTTCGCGAAGACGCCGGCCCGATCCTGCGCGTGCGCGACCTCGTCACGCGCTTCGACGTGCGCAGCGGCCTGTTCGGCCGTGTGAAGCGCCGCGTGCATGCGGTGGAAAAGATCAGCTTCGACCTCTACCCCGGCGAGACGCTGGCGCTGGTCGGCGAATCGGGCTGCGGCAAGTCGACCACCGGCCGCTCGCTGCTGCGCCTGGTCGAGAGCCAGAGCGGCGCCATCGAGTTCGGCGGCCAGAACATCCGCGAGCTGCCCACGCGCGAGCTGCAAGCGCTGCGCCGCAACATCCAGTTCATCTTCCAGGACCCGTTCGCTTCGCTCGATCCGCGCGTGACGGTCGGCTTCTCGATCATGGAGCCGCTGCTCATCCACAACATCGCCAAGGGTGCCGAGGCGCAGCAGCGCGTCGATTGGCTGCTGCAGAAAGTCGGCCTGCCGCCCGAGGTGGCGCAGCGCTATCCGCACGAGTTCTCGGGCGGCCAGCGGCAGCGCATCGCCATCGCGCGCGCCCTCGCGCTCAACCCCAAGGTGGTGGTGGCGGACGAATCGGTGTCGGCGCTGGACGTGTCGATCCAGGCGCAGATCGTCAACCTCATGCTCGACCTGCAGCGCGAGCTGGGCGTGGCTTTTCTCTTCATCTCGCACGACATGGCGGTGGTCGAGCGCATCAGCCACCGCGTGGCCGTGATGTACCTCGGACAGATCGTCGAGATCGGTCCGCGCCGCGCCGTGTTCGAAGCGCCGCAGCATGCCTACACCCGCAAGCTGATGGCCGCGGTGCCGGTGGCCGACCCGTCGCGCCGCCACAAGCCGCGCGCGCTGCTCGAAGGCGAAATCCCGAGCCCCATTCGCGCGGTGGGCGACGAGCCCGACGTGCCGCCGCTGGTGCAGGTCGCGCCGGGCCACTTCGTTGCACGGCACGCCATTGGCGGGGCCTTCTGA
- a CDS encoding isoaspartyl peptidase/L-asparaginase family protein — protein sequence MKNNSITPVIAIHGGAGTISATTTSATQAQAYHDALRKIVQAAQAQLLKGASALDATCLAVELLEECPLFNAGHGAVFTHEETHELDAAVMDGATLAAGAIAGVCHVRRPVRAARAVLEDGAHVLLAGAGAEAFAREHGLEMVEPFFFSTEARRQQLYRVRDTGRVVTDHEGAAMTPPLDEGKKFGTVGAVALDMHGHLAAATSTGGMTNKRVGRIGDSPLIGAGTYADDRTAAVSCTGSGEMFIRVAAAHDVCARMAYGGATLEAATHAVVHQSLPAIGGTGGLIAIDRHGNLSLAFNTEGMYRGHARGDEAPATAIFA from the coding sequence ATGAAGAACAACAGCATCACGCCCGTCATCGCCATCCACGGTGGCGCCGGCACCATCAGCGCCACCACCACCAGCGCGACGCAGGCGCAGGCCTACCACGACGCCTTGCGCAAAATCGTGCAGGCCGCGCAGGCGCAATTGCTCAAGGGCGCATCCGCGCTCGACGCGACCTGCCTCGCGGTCGAGCTGCTCGAAGAGTGCCCGCTCTTCAACGCGGGCCACGGGGCAGTGTTCACGCACGAGGAAACCCACGAACTCGATGCCGCCGTGATGGACGGCGCCACGCTCGCGGCCGGCGCCATTGCCGGCGTCTGCCACGTCCGCCGCCCGGTGCGCGCCGCGCGGGCCGTGCTGGAAGACGGCGCTCACGTGCTGCTGGCCGGCGCCGGCGCCGAAGCCTTCGCGCGCGAGCACGGCCTGGAAATGGTCGAGCCCTTCTTCTTCTCCACCGAGGCGCGGCGCCAGCAGCTCTACCGCGTGCGCGACACCGGCCGCGTGGTGACCGATCACGAAGGCGCGGCCATGACGCCGCCGCTCGACGAAGGCAAGAAGTTCGGCACCGTGGGTGCGGTCGCACTCGACATGCACGGCCATCTTGCGGCGGCCACTTCGACCGGCGGCATGACCAACAAGCGCGTCGGCCGCATCGGCGATTCGCCGCTGATCGGCGCCGGCACCTATGCCGACGACCGCACGGCTGCCGTTTCTTGCACCGGCAGCGGCGAAATGTTCATCCGCGTGGCGGCCGCCCACGACGTCTGCGCCCGCATGGCCTACGGCGGCGCCACGCTCGAAGCCGCCACGCACGCCGTGGTGCACCAGTCGCTGCCCGCCATCGGCGGCACCGGCGGGCTGATTGCCATCGACCGCCACGGCAACCTGAGCCTCGCCTTCAACACCGAAGGCATGTACCGCGGCCACGCGCGCGGCGACGAAGCACCCGCAACAGCCATCTTCGCCTGA